From the genome of Thiovibrio frasassiensis:
ATTGCCGTGAATGCAAAAACCTCGAAAAGGCGGGATTGGGACAAGAAAAGCACCCCTCCGGGAATCGGCGCGGTCTTGGAGGTGGCGATGAACGGCCCCATGGATGATGTCTCTTTTGACAGTGTTGAGAATGTTGACAATCATTTCAGCTCCATGGAGCAATTGGCGCGGAGTGTCGAGGCCTGCAACAAAAAACTTGAGGGATGCCCGGATGCTGCCCGGATTCCGCAGCCGATCGTCACGGACTTCACCTTTGCCGAGCTCTCCTTTGACCGGATTGAGGACCCACGCCTCAGACGTTGCCTGCAAGAGCTTCCCACCTCTTTTGCCCTTCCCCGAGAAACCGTTGATCTGCTGCGGGTGGCGGCAGCACAGCTCTTCATGACCTCTGCGTCGTTCAGGGAGGGAATGCAACAGCTTGACCCGGCCTGGATACCAAGAGAGGTGGTTATAGATCCGCAGCTGATTGAGGCGGTGTGTCAGGACATTAAGAGTGAAGAGGGAAGCGAGTGACAGGGTGGACAGCTTCGGCTGCTGTAAGAATTTTCACATGGAAGATAACGGAGAAAAAGTGGTAAGGTGACCGGAATGTCGGCCGCAAGATTGGAAGGGCCGGTTCCACCGTTAGTTTTTTCAGGACCCTATTGTGCATGTGAAAAATAGCCCTCAAACATTGTTTCTTTCTCCGCAGCAGGTTGTGCAGGATGTTCTTTTGATTGTGATGGGCAGCGTTCTGTGTGCCACCGCAATCAATGGGATCCTGATTCGTCAGAATTTCGTTACCGGCGGGATTACCGGCATCTCGTTGATAATCCATAAATTCATCCCAGGGGTTCATCTGGGGTGGATTTATGTCGTGCTGAATGTGCCGCTTTTTGCCTTGGCCTGGATGGCCGTAGGCAGACGGTTCTTTTTTTACTCCATTTTTGGCGCCCTTTCCTTAACGCTGGCCATCGCCTTTGTGCATCTCGATATCAACCTGGATGACAAGATGCTCAATGCCTTGCTGGCCGGGCTCATTCTCGGGGTCGGGGCGGGGCTGTGTTTACGGTCAGCGGGGTCGCAGGGCGGCACGGATATCCTGTCGGTGATGCTCATGCAGCGATTTTCCGTGGGGATTGGCAATACAGTCTTGGCGGTGAACGCCATTGTGCTCCTGTTGGTATCCATCTTCTATTCCATCGAGGCGCTGCTCTATACCCTGATCGTTCTTTATGTTGCCTCCAAGTGTGTCAATCTTGTGGTCACCGGACTCAGCCAACGGAAAGCAGTGTTCATCATCTCTGCCCAATGGGAGGAAATATCCCGGGAGATCCTCAAGGATATCCGGCGCGGGGTCACTATTATCAAGGGGGAAGGTGGGTATGCCAGAAATGAGGAGCATATCCTCTATGCGGTGGTTCCGCTGACAGAACTGGGCCAGTTGAAAAGACTGGTGCAGCAGATCGATCCCGCAGCTTTTGTGGTTATAAACGATACCTTGGAAGTCGTAAATTACAGGATCGGCAATCAGCCGCACTGGTAATGAACGAATTGCCTATCATTCAGCGGATAAGCATCTTCATTTTGATCATCAAAGGGGGGGGACGGCCAGCGGTGGGAAGGGCGTTGCGATAGAGAGGTCGGCCGCGCCTGTTGCAGCGAAGGGAGCCGATCCTCTCGGGCTGCCGCTGTCGCAGGGCACAGGGATGCCTTTGTCCTGCATCCCCTCGGGTTTTTCGTGGTTTCCCCAAGGGGATGAGGTTCGGGCGGTTTTCCGAATTGTCTGGTTTTTTATTTGACCAGATATTCGAAGAGAAACTGCCGGTTTTCGCCGTTTCCAAGTTTGGTTCCTACCTCAAAAACGTATTTTCCCTTCTGGCTCAGGGCAACATCTGCGCCGAAGCTTTCCTCCATGGCCATCATCTTCATCGCCGCCGTTTTTTTGCCGACAGGATCAACGACCTTTACCGCGACTACCCCTGTCCTTATAGGTTTGCCGGTGGCAACATCCGTAAAGGTGATCATAAGGTGGTGGGTCATGGCCATGCCTGCCTGGGCCATGGCCTTGCTGGTGTCGAGCAGGTGGGCCGATCCCTTGACTCCTTTCACCGTTGCGGCGGGCAGCATGATCTGATCGCCACCCATATCCATATCCATGCCGGCCATGGCGTTATGGTCCGCGGCACCATGCTCCATTGCTTGCACTCCAACGGCCAGGGCCAGAAATAGCAGGGCGGTTATCAGCTGCGTCAGGTTTTTTCTCATGGTTTTTCTCCTCTATGGGTTATTGCAAGGGACGGATTATTCCGTGTGAGCACAGGGTTGATAAGGCTTATGCCCCTTCCACCTCTTCCTCGGCGGTGGCGGTCATGCTGTCTTGTAATTTCCGGCTGCGCCAGAGAAAGAAGATGACCGGGTAGACCAGCAACTCCATGACCCCGGAGGTCACGACGCCGCCGACCATGGGCGCGGCGATGCGTTTCATCACATCGGCGCCGGCGCCGTGGCTCCACATGATGGGCAGCAGACCGGCGATGATCACCGAGATGGTCATGATCTTGGGGCGGATGCGCTTGACCGCTCCGTGGTGGATGGCTTGGACCAGATCGCCCCGGGTGCGCATCCGGTCGGCATCACCCCAGAGTTTATAGGAGATATCGAGATAGAGGAGCATGACCACCCCGGTCTCGGCATCAAGCCCGGCCAGGGCGATAATTCCGACCCAGACCGCCACCGAGGTGTGGTAGCCGAGGAGATAGAGGAACCAGAAGGCACCCACCAGGGAAAAGGGCACGGCCAGAAAGACGATGGCGGTTTTCACCAGCGACTTGGTGTTCAGGTAGATGATCACGAAGATGAGCAGGATGGTGAGCGGAATGATCACCACCAGCCGCTCTTTGGCCGATTGCATGTATTCGAACTGGCCGCTCCAGACAATGGAGTAACCCGGGGGCAGCTTGATTTTGGCTGCCACTGCGGCCTGCGCCTGTTTCACGTAAGTGCCGATGTCGATGCCGGTGATGTCCACATAGACCCAGGCGGTGCGGCGGGCGTTTTCGCTCTTGATCGCTGGCGGCCCCTTGTGCATGGAGAT
Proteins encoded in this window:
- a CDS encoding YitT family protein, coding for MQDVLLIVMGSVLCATAINGILIRQNFVTGGITGISLIIHKFIPGVHLGWIYVVLNVPLFALAWMAVGRRFFFYSIFGALSLTLAIAFVHLDINLDDKMLNALLAGLILGVGAGLCLRSAGSQGGTDILSVMLMQRFSVGIGNTVLAVNAIVLLLVSIFYSIEALLYTLIVLYVASKCVNLVVTGLSQRKAVFIISAQWEEISREILKDIRRGVTIIKGEGGYARNEEHILYAVVPLTELGQLKRLVQQIDPAAFVVINDTLEVVNYRIGNQPHW